From a single Populus nigra chromosome 18, ddPopNigr1.1, whole genome shotgun sequence genomic region:
- the LOC133678194 gene encoding beta-1,2-xylosyltransferase XYXT1-like isoform X3, with protein MIYDTVLARSFSKHEQKRLGYWALIACLFIVLSFFTIFKPYLGPLQVLNLRLSMGEDEKLHLYNDTTSSWLIAKEETIDSTLIVNDKRSSQEEAEIMSGALVVNDTDRTHEEAESSESIMNISSIVNGTSNSQEVFRESVTQNVKTNDTISSSPQKVKEITSKDDFMVNNTNISLPKATDADAVTKNNKMEPLCTIMGRSDFCEIKGDIRIDGSSYTVFIVSSETDILAAENTSWRIRPYARKGDQTAMGAVREWTLKLVAGGSDIPQCTQNHSVPGILFSAGGYAGNHFHAFTDIIVPLFSTARPYNGEVQFLITNGWSAWIAKFKTILKALSRYELINIDNRKDIHCFGSMTVGLKRPSYKELSIDPSKSPYSIKDFRQFLRSSYSLKKTRAIKIRNGAKKRPRLLIISRKRSRAFTNVGEIVNMAERLGFRVVVAEPGMDVSGFSQIINSCDVVMGVHGAGLTNVVFLPEKAVLIQVIPFGGAEWLSRTFFEEPAKDMNIRYLDYKIRVEESTLIQQYPADHAVLRDPSVIGKQGWLAFQLIYLQKQNVTIDVNRFRPTLVKALELLHQ; from the exons ATGATTTATGATACCGTGCTTGCTAGAAGCTTCAGCAAGCATGAGCAAAAGAGGTTGGGATACTGGGCATTGATTGCTTGCTTGTTCATTGTGTTGAGTTTCTTCACCATCTTTAAACCTTACTTGGGCCCTCTACAAGTTT TGAATTTAAGGTTATCAATGGGAGAAGACGAGAAACTTCATCTTTATAATGATACAACCAGCTCCTGGCTGATAGCCAAAGAAG AAACTATAGACAGTACTTTGATTGTCAATGATAAAAGAAGCTCCCAAGAAGAAGCAGAAATTATGAGTGGGGCATTAGTTGTCAATGATACAGATAGAACTCATGAAGAAGCAGAAAGTagtg AAAGTATAATGAATATTTCTTCAATTGTCAATGGTACGAGCAACTCTCAAGAGGTATTTAGGG AAAGTGTTACACAGAATGTGAAGACCAATGATACAATTAGTAGCTCTCCACAAAAAGTCAAAG AAATTACAAGCAAGGATGATTTCATGGTCAACAATACAAACATCTCTCTTCCAAAAGCAACAG ATGCAGATGCTGtaacaaagaacaacaaaatGGAGCCCCTATGCACTATCATGGGTAGATCAGATTTCTGCGAGATAAAAGGGGACATCAGGATTGATGGAAGTTCCTACACTGTCTTTATTGTTTCATCTGAGACTGATATCCTGGCAGCAGAGAATACTTCATGGAGGATTAGACCTTATGCGCGAAAAGGTGACCAGACGGCAATGGGCGCGGTTAGGGAATGGACACTAAAACTTGTGGCTGGTGGTTCAGATATCCCTCAATGCACTCAGAATCATAGTGTTCCGGGGATCCTTTTTTCGGCTGGTGGATATGCGGGAAACCATTTTCATGCCTTCACTGACATAATTGTTCCCCTATTCTCGACTGCTCGACCCTATAATGGAGAAGTACAGTTTCTTATCACTAACGGTTGGTCTGCTTGGATCGCAAAGTTCAAAACAATACTGAAAGCACTGTCTAGATATGAGCTCATCAATATTGATAATAGAAAAGATATACATTGCTTTGGTAGCATGACAGTCGGCCTTAAACGTCCATCCTACAAAGAGCTCAGTATTGATCCTTCAAAGTCCCCATACTCAATCAAAGACTTCAGGCAGTTCCTGAGAAGTTCCTattctttaaagaaaacaagGGCAATTAAAATCAGGAATGGGGCGAAGAAAAGGCCGAGGCTTCTAATCATTTCAAGAAAAAGATCACGAGCATTTACAAATGTTGGTGAAATTGTTAACATGGCTGAGAGATTGGGTTTCAGAGTAGTTGTTGCAGAACCTGGCATGGATGTATCAGGATTTTCTCAGATCATTAATTCCTGTGATGTGGTGATGGGAGTTCATGGTGCTGGGCTAACCAACGTTGTTTTCCTTCCTGAAAAGGCTGTCTTAATCCAAGTAATTCCCTTTGGAGGAGCAGAATGgctttcaagaactttctttgaAGAGCCTGCAAAGGACATGAACATAAGGTACTTGGACTATAAAATCAGGGTAGAAGAGAGCACTTTGATACAGCAATACCCAGCTGACCATGCAGTTTTGAGGGATCCCTCTGTAATTGGGAAACAGGGTTGGCTTGCATTTCAGTTAATATATTTACAGAAGCAAAATGTAACGATAGATGTGAATAGGTTTAGACCCACTTTGGTAAAAGCCTTGGAGCTTTTGCATCAGTGA
- the LOC133678194 gene encoding beta-1,2-xylosyltransferase XYXT1-like isoform X1: MIYDTVLARSFSKHEQKRLGYWALIACLFIVLSFFTIFKPYLGPLQVLNLRLSMGEDEKLHLYNDTTSSWLIAKEETIDSTLIVNDKRSSQEEAEIMSGALVVNDTDRTHEEAESSVAESIMNISSIVNGTSNSQEVFRESVTQNVKTNDTISSSPQKVKEITSKDDFMVNNTNISLPKATDADAVTKNNKMEPLCTIMGRSDFCEIKGDIRIDGSSYTVFIVSSETDILAAENTSWRIRPYARKGDQTAMGAVREWTLKLVAGGSDIPQCTQNHSVPGILFSAGGYAGNHFHAFTDIIVPLFSTARPYNGEVQFLITNGWSAWIAKFKTILKALSRYELINIDNRKDIHCFGSMTVGLKRPSYKELSIDPSKSPYSIKDFRQFLRSSYSLKKTRAIKIRNGAKKRPRLLIISRKRSRAFTNVGEIVNMAERLGFRVVVAEPGMDVSGFSQIINSCDVVMGVHGAGLTNVVFLPEKAVLIQVIPFGGAEWLSRTFFEEPAKDMNIRYLDYKIRVEESTLIQQYPADHAVLRDPSVIGKQGWLAFQLIYLQKQNVTIDVNRFRPTLVKALELLHQ, encoded by the exons ATGATTTATGATACCGTGCTTGCTAGAAGCTTCAGCAAGCATGAGCAAAAGAGGTTGGGATACTGGGCATTGATTGCTTGCTTGTTCATTGTGTTGAGTTTCTTCACCATCTTTAAACCTTACTTGGGCCCTCTACAAGTTT TGAATTTAAGGTTATCAATGGGAGAAGACGAGAAACTTCATCTTTATAATGATACAACCAGCTCCTGGCTGATAGCCAAAGAAG AAACTATAGACAGTACTTTGATTGTCAATGATAAAAGAAGCTCCCAAGAAGAAGCAGAAATTATGAGTGGGGCATTAGTTGTCAATGATACAGATAGAACTCATGAAGAAGCAGAAAGTagtg TTGCAGAAAGTATAATGAATATTTCTTCAATTGTCAATGGTACGAGCAACTCTCAAGAGGTATTTAGGG AAAGTGTTACACAGAATGTGAAGACCAATGATACAATTAGTAGCTCTCCACAAAAAGTCAAAG AAATTACAAGCAAGGATGATTTCATGGTCAACAATACAAACATCTCTCTTCCAAAAGCAACAG ATGCAGATGCTGtaacaaagaacaacaaaatGGAGCCCCTATGCACTATCATGGGTAGATCAGATTTCTGCGAGATAAAAGGGGACATCAGGATTGATGGAAGTTCCTACACTGTCTTTATTGTTTCATCTGAGACTGATATCCTGGCAGCAGAGAATACTTCATGGAGGATTAGACCTTATGCGCGAAAAGGTGACCAGACGGCAATGGGCGCGGTTAGGGAATGGACACTAAAACTTGTGGCTGGTGGTTCAGATATCCCTCAATGCACTCAGAATCATAGTGTTCCGGGGATCCTTTTTTCGGCTGGTGGATATGCGGGAAACCATTTTCATGCCTTCACTGACATAATTGTTCCCCTATTCTCGACTGCTCGACCCTATAATGGAGAAGTACAGTTTCTTATCACTAACGGTTGGTCTGCTTGGATCGCAAAGTTCAAAACAATACTGAAAGCACTGTCTAGATATGAGCTCATCAATATTGATAATAGAAAAGATATACATTGCTTTGGTAGCATGACAGTCGGCCTTAAACGTCCATCCTACAAAGAGCTCAGTATTGATCCTTCAAAGTCCCCATACTCAATCAAAGACTTCAGGCAGTTCCTGAGAAGTTCCTattctttaaagaaaacaagGGCAATTAAAATCAGGAATGGGGCGAAGAAAAGGCCGAGGCTTCTAATCATTTCAAGAAAAAGATCACGAGCATTTACAAATGTTGGTGAAATTGTTAACATGGCTGAGAGATTGGGTTTCAGAGTAGTTGTTGCAGAACCTGGCATGGATGTATCAGGATTTTCTCAGATCATTAATTCCTGTGATGTGGTGATGGGAGTTCATGGTGCTGGGCTAACCAACGTTGTTTTCCTTCCTGAAAAGGCTGTCTTAATCCAAGTAATTCCCTTTGGAGGAGCAGAATGgctttcaagaactttctttgaAGAGCCTGCAAAGGACATGAACATAAGGTACTTGGACTATAAAATCAGGGTAGAAGAGAGCACTTTGATACAGCAATACCCAGCTGACCATGCAGTTTTGAGGGATCCCTCTGTAATTGGGAAACAGGGTTGGCTTGCATTTCAGTTAATATATTTACAGAAGCAAAATGTAACGATAGATGTGAATAGGTTTAGACCCACTTTGGTAAAAGCCTTGGAGCTTTTGCATCAGTGA
- the LOC133678827 gene encoding palmitoyl-acyl carrier protein thioesterase, chloroplastic-like, with product MNALYNLALCPTSCSHSTPKHNTKWKTEVNGTATVAFKGKALSRASSVTGKQRRIVSAASVTELTRVSETKCRQNIPTEKQLVDPFRQGIITEGGVRYRQTVVIRSYEVGADKTATLESILNLLQETALNHVWVSGLLGDGFGATHGMARNNLIWVVTRMQVQVDEYPIWGEVMEVDTWVGASGKNGMRRDWLIRSDVTGEVLVRATSTWVMMNQQTRRLSKMPEVVRAEISPWFIENKAFEEEIPEKIYKLDTNAKFTNSNLKPKRSDLDMNHHVNNVKYVNWMLETIPHKFLENYQLTRMTLEYRRECSSSDVVESLCKPEEESFEERHQDRNVDNGDSLASVLFQDGKHSKSFKAYTHLLQITGDKESEEIVRGRTIWRRKL from the exons atgaatgccCTCTATAATCTAGCTCTATGTCCGACTTCATGCTCTCATAGCACTCCAAAACATAACACAAAGTGGAAAACTGAAGTGAATGGGACTGCAACAGTGGCTTTCAAGGGAAAGGCATTGTCCAGAGCAAGTTCTGTAACTGGCAAGCAAAGAAGAATTGTCTCAGCTGCATCTGTTACAGAATTGACTCGTGTCAGTGAAACTAAATGTCGACAAAATATCCCAACCGAGAAACAGTTGGTTGATCCATTTCGTCAAGGGATCATCACTGAAGGGGGTGTTCGGTACAGACAGACTGTTGTTATAAGGTCATATGAAGTCGGTGCTGATAAAACTGCAACATTGGAAAGCATTCTCAACCTTCTTCAG GAAACAGCTTTGAACCATGTGTGGGTATCTGGACTACTAGGTGATGGATTTGGTGCCACACATGGCATGGCAAGGAATAACCTCATATGGGTTGTAACAAGGATGCAAGTTCAAGTTGATGAATATCCCATCTG GGGTGAAGTAATGGAGGTTGACACATGGGTCGGGGCATCAGGGAAAAATGGAATGCGGCGAGATTGGCTTATCAGAAGTGATGTCACCGGAGAAGTCTTAGTTCGGGCTACAAG TACTTGGGTGATGATGAACCAACAAACTAGACGGCTTTCAAAGATGCCAGAAGTAGTCAGAGCTGAGATTTCACCTTggtttatagaaaataaagcatttgaagaagaaattcctGAAAAAATATACAAGCTGGATACGAATGCCAAATTTACAAACAGCAACTTGAAG CCCAAGAGAAGTGACTTGGATATGAATCACCATGTGAACAATGTTAAGTACGTTAATTGGATGCTGGAG ACCATCCCACACAAGTTTTTGGAGAACTATCAGCTAACCAGGATGACTCTGGAGTATAGAAGGGAATGCAGCAGTTCAGACGTGGTTGAATCACTGTGCAAACCTGAAGAAGAGAGTTTTGAAGAAAGACATCAAGACAGAAATGTTGACAATGGAGATTCACTAGCGTCAGTTTTATTTCAGGATGGTAAACACAGCAAATCATTCAAAGCATACACCCATCTTCTACAGATTACAGGAGATAAGGAAAGTGAAGAGATTGTTCGAGGTCGAACCATTTGGAGAAGAAAACTCTAG
- the LOC133678717 gene encoding T-complex protein 1 subunit delta-like translates to MAAVSAPRSSKTESYIDNKRKEDIRHANIKAACAVADAIRTSLGPKGMDKMISTASGEVIITNDGATIVNKMEVLQPAAKMLVELSKSQDTAAGDGTTTVVVIAGSLLKQCLTLLSSGIHPTVISDSLHKASIKAVDVLTAMAVPLELTDRDSLIKSASTSLNSKVVSQYSSLLAPLAVEAVLSVVDPAKPDLVDLRDIKIVKKLGGTVDDTEMVRGLVFDKKVSHAAGGPTRVENAKIAVIQFQISPPKTDIEQSIVVSDYAQMDRILKEERNYILGMIKKIKATGCNVLLIQKSILRDAVTDLSLHYLAKAKILVIKDVERDEIEFITKTLNCLPIANIEHFKVEKLGYANLVEEVSLGDGKIVKITGIKDMGRTTTVLVRGSNHLVLDEAERSLHDALCVVRCLVSKRFLIAGGGAPEIELSRQLGAWSKVLHGMEGYCVKSFAEALEVIPYTLAENAGLNPITIVTELRNRHAQGEINTGINVRKGQITNILEENVVQPLLVSTSAMTLATECVRMLLKIDDIVTVR, encoded by the coding sequence ATGGCAGCTGTCTCCGCTCCTAGATCTTCCAAAACTGAGTCCTACATCGACAACAAGCGGAAAGAAGACATCCGCCATGCCAACATCAAGGCGGCGTGCGCGGTGGCTGACGCCATCAGAACCAGTCTTGGTCCTAAAGGAATGGACAAAATGATTTCAACGGCGAGCGGCGAAGTCATCATCACCAACGACGGCGCCACCATTGTTAACAAGATGGAGGTTCTTCAACCTGCTGCGAAGATGCTCGTTGAACTATCTAAATCTCAAGACACCGCTGCTGGTGACGGCACCACCACCGTCGTTGTCATCGCCGGATCGTTGCTTAAGCAGTGCCTTACTCTCCTCTCCTCTGGTATCCACCCAACTGTTATCTCCGATTCATTGCATAAAGCTTCAATTAAAGCTGTCGATGTTTTAACTGCAATGGCTGTGCCGTTAGAGTTAACGGACCGTGACTCGTTAATTAAATCCGCTAGTACGTCATTAAACAGTAAAGTAGTTAGTCAGTATTCATCATTGCTAGCTCCCTTAGCCGTTGAAGCTGTTTTGTCTGTTGTGGATCCTGCGAAGCCTGATTTAGTTGATCTTAGGGATATTAAGATAGTGAAAAAGCTTGGTGGAACCGTGGATGATACGGAGATGGTTAGGGGTTTGGTTTTTGATAAGAAAGTGAGTCATGCTGCAGGTGGGCCTACACGTGTTGAGAATGCGAAGATTGCAGTTATCCAGTTTCAGATTTCCCCACCAAAGACTGATATTGAGCAGAGTATTGTGGTTTCTGATTATGCACAAATGGACAGGATTCTGAAGGAAGAGAGGAATTATATATTGGGTATGATTAAGAAGATTAAGGCTACTGGGTGTAATGTGTTGTTGATTCAGAAGAGTATTTTGAGGGATGCGGTGACAGATTTGTCTTTGCATTATTTGGCAAAAGCGAAGATTCTGGTGATCAAGGATGTGGAGAGGGATGAGATTGAGTTCATTACTAAGACTTTGAACTGTTTGCCTATTGCAAATATTGAGCATTTCAAAGTGGAAAAGCTGGGTTATGCCAATCTTGTTGAGGAGGTTTCACTTGGAGATGGAAAGATTGTGAAGATTACTGGGATTAAGGATATGGGAAGGACTACCACGGTACTTGTACGTGGGTCTAATCATTTGGTTCTTGATGAGGCAGAGCGGAGTTTGCACGATGCATTGTGTGTCGTTAGGTGTTTGGTGAGTAAGCGTTTTTTGATTGCTGGTGGTGGGGCTCCGGAGATTGAGCTGTCACGGCAGCTTGGGGCATGGTCAAAGGTGCTTCACGGGATGGAAGGATACTGTGTGAAGTCATTTGCAGAGGCACTTGAGGTCATTCCATATACTTTAGCAGAGAATGCAGGATTGAACCCAATTACTATTGTGACTGAACTGAGGAATAGGCATGCTCAAGGAGAGATCAATACAGGAATCAATGTGAGGAAGGGGCAGATCACGAATATTTTGGAGGAGAACGTGGTGCAGCCTCTGCTTGTCAGTACAAGTGCCATGACA
- the LOC133678194 gene encoding beta-1,2-xylosyltransferase XYXT1-like isoform X2: MIYDTVLARSFSKHEQKRLGYWALIACLFIVLSFFTIFKPYLGPLQVLNLRLSMGEDEKLHLYNDTTSSWLIAKEETIDSTLIVNDKRSSQEEAEIMSGALVVNDTDRTHEEAESSVAESIMNISSIVNGTSNSQEVFRESVTQNVKTNDTISSSPQKVKEITSKDDFMVNNTNISLPKATDAVTKNNKMEPLCTIMGRSDFCEIKGDIRIDGSSYTVFIVSSETDILAAENTSWRIRPYARKGDQTAMGAVREWTLKLVAGGSDIPQCTQNHSVPGILFSAGGYAGNHFHAFTDIIVPLFSTARPYNGEVQFLITNGWSAWIAKFKTILKALSRYELINIDNRKDIHCFGSMTVGLKRPSYKELSIDPSKSPYSIKDFRQFLRSSYSLKKTRAIKIRNGAKKRPRLLIISRKRSRAFTNVGEIVNMAERLGFRVVVAEPGMDVSGFSQIINSCDVVMGVHGAGLTNVVFLPEKAVLIQVIPFGGAEWLSRTFFEEPAKDMNIRYLDYKIRVEESTLIQQYPADHAVLRDPSVIGKQGWLAFQLIYLQKQNVTIDVNRFRPTLVKALELLHQ, encoded by the exons ATGATTTATGATACCGTGCTTGCTAGAAGCTTCAGCAAGCATGAGCAAAAGAGGTTGGGATACTGGGCATTGATTGCTTGCTTGTTCATTGTGTTGAGTTTCTTCACCATCTTTAAACCTTACTTGGGCCCTCTACAAGTTT TGAATTTAAGGTTATCAATGGGAGAAGACGAGAAACTTCATCTTTATAATGATACAACCAGCTCCTGGCTGATAGCCAAAGAAG AAACTATAGACAGTACTTTGATTGTCAATGATAAAAGAAGCTCCCAAGAAGAAGCAGAAATTATGAGTGGGGCATTAGTTGTCAATGATACAGATAGAACTCATGAAGAAGCAGAAAGTagtg TTGCAGAAAGTATAATGAATATTTCTTCAATTGTCAATGGTACGAGCAACTCTCAAGAGGTATTTAGGG AAAGTGTTACACAGAATGTGAAGACCAATGATACAATTAGTAGCTCTCCACAAAAAGTCAAAG AAATTACAAGCAAGGATGATTTCATGGTCAACAATACAAACATCTCTCTTCCAAAAGCAACAG ATGCTGtaacaaagaacaacaaaatGGAGCCCCTATGCACTATCATGGGTAGATCAGATTTCTGCGAGATAAAAGGGGACATCAGGATTGATGGAAGTTCCTACACTGTCTTTATTGTTTCATCTGAGACTGATATCCTGGCAGCAGAGAATACTTCATGGAGGATTAGACCTTATGCGCGAAAAGGTGACCAGACGGCAATGGGCGCGGTTAGGGAATGGACACTAAAACTTGTGGCTGGTGGTTCAGATATCCCTCAATGCACTCAGAATCATAGTGTTCCGGGGATCCTTTTTTCGGCTGGTGGATATGCGGGAAACCATTTTCATGCCTTCACTGACATAATTGTTCCCCTATTCTCGACTGCTCGACCCTATAATGGAGAAGTACAGTTTCTTATCACTAACGGTTGGTCTGCTTGGATCGCAAAGTTCAAAACAATACTGAAAGCACTGTCTAGATATGAGCTCATCAATATTGATAATAGAAAAGATATACATTGCTTTGGTAGCATGACAGTCGGCCTTAAACGTCCATCCTACAAAGAGCTCAGTATTGATCCTTCAAAGTCCCCATACTCAATCAAAGACTTCAGGCAGTTCCTGAGAAGTTCCTattctttaaagaaaacaagGGCAATTAAAATCAGGAATGGGGCGAAGAAAAGGCCGAGGCTTCTAATCATTTCAAGAAAAAGATCACGAGCATTTACAAATGTTGGTGAAATTGTTAACATGGCTGAGAGATTGGGTTTCAGAGTAGTTGTTGCAGAACCTGGCATGGATGTATCAGGATTTTCTCAGATCATTAATTCCTGTGATGTGGTGATGGGAGTTCATGGTGCTGGGCTAACCAACGTTGTTTTCCTTCCTGAAAAGGCTGTCTTAATCCAAGTAATTCCCTTTGGAGGAGCAGAATGgctttcaagaactttctttgaAGAGCCTGCAAAGGACATGAACATAAGGTACTTGGACTATAAAATCAGGGTAGAAGAGAGCACTTTGATACAGCAATACCCAGCTGACCATGCAGTTTTGAGGGATCCCTCTGTAATTGGGAAACAGGGTTGGCTTGCATTTCAGTTAATATATTTACAGAAGCAAAATGTAACGATAGATGTGAATAGGTTTAGACCCACTTTGGTAAAAGCCTTGGAGCTTTTGCATCAGTGA